The Punica granatum isolate Tunisia-2019 chromosome 4, ASM765513v2, whole genome shotgun sequence sequence cataatgaaattttttaaatatataattagcaTAATGAAAATATTATGGCATAAATGCTAACTGGCATcttcattttatatattacgGAGAAAAGTTTGAGAAGGAGATAGAGATAGAAGAGGCCATAGTCTGTCAGGATGCAATGTACCACGTCTGCAGTCCAAGAGCTGACAATTGATCAATCAACTGACAttcaacaaaagaaagaaaataaatcctactaaaaaaatttccagaaaaataaatggtcgtttactttttttaaaatttatttttatttcattttcatttttcttttccttgtcTTAATTTACTTCTCAAAAttactaataattttttacaatATTCAAACGGAAAATTCTTCATGAGAGTCTAGAaagcaagaaaaataaatttcctaATTGCAATATAAATGCTATTTCTTCAAAGTAAAATTACATCAAGAAACAATTATTCAACAAAGTATTTATTGTGTCTGGccaaaaattttttaaaaaaattattgttgggtatcattatgagaaaataatattaataaaagagTTAATTAACAATAGACATTATAGattaataaatagataaattaaTGCTTGGTAATAAACATATAAGATTAGGAAAAACTGATACATAATCAAATACAGGGAATCTCTTCAGATCAAAGACTATAACGAAATATGCTCGACATATCTTTCtgtaattatattaatataatctactattcttattttatttgcgATGATTTTCATTTGCCTTTTTCAAGATTAACAATGACTTTTCCTTTTTAGAAAACAATTGATGCAAaatcaataatttaaaaagaagaatCTGATTTTGTTGATCTGCCCTTATACAGTGGAGAAGTAAAAACcaaaagacaaaataaaatgtttCTCTAAGTGATGTATATAATAGAGAATTGAAGAAGACAATTTACTTAGAAATATTCAATCTATTTTTTACTAGGTGAACATATCTTGGGGATCACCTATGGCGAGAATTGTTAATTTTCTCGTTTCTCCATTTCAAAAGCTATACGGAGATGTACAAGAAACTATTCAGTTTCATGTCAGAAATTAAAGCCACGAGCCGCAGACCAGAACTATATTTCCATCGGAACCACAAAAACAAGTAACAGGTGACTCGTAGCAAGACAGGAAGCAGACATCAtcaaattctcaaactccaaaaCATATGACAAACCAGAGACCACAAACATGGAACACTCGATTATGATGTAGCATTATCACAAAATACCACAAGTAAGGCCCCCCCGAAATACacaccaaaaacaaaaatcaaattctCAAGCCTCTGCGAGTTTCCTGCTCTTCGATATTTGAAATCAATCAACATTAACCGATAACACCAGGGAGTAAATACTTATTCATCATGTTCCAGATGTAGACCCTGACTTATTCGAATGAGGACTGCTTCCATCCCCCAAAGCTCTCCTCCGGGAGACCTCGGTCATATCGTTcctatttcaaattttcatggGCATATGTTCGTGAATAACCTTCATTTTCACCTGagataaaagataaaagtatATAAAGCTCAAGTTATACAGCTCTTACCTCCGGGGTGAAGGTGAGGCTGACTCTGATCTCCCCGCAAAACTCGTCGTTCTTGACCACATTGTAGGATGTAGCCGGGAGGCTTCCTTCCTCAAATAGTGGCTCCAAAGGTATGCTGGAAGGAGCAAATGTTAAATCACTAAGAAGTAAGTTGTTTTAACTCTCTTTTTATTCTGTCTCAATTCGCTAATAAAACCTTGAAATGTTAATATAACTACAGGGCTTTGAAAAAGAACAGAATACTTACGTTGCTTCCCCAACAAGATCATCGGATGTGCCACTGTCGCTGTCCATAATTTTCATGTTCAGTTCTGATACACTACCAGATACTGTGAATACGAAAGTCTCGTTCCACTCGGGTTCAGCCCCTTTCCCTGAATGAAACATTTTCAGCAAACTTTGTAAGAacattttttaacaattatgGTGAATGACCTCAGTTCTCAGCAACTTATCGTTAGGATTACAAATTAGAGCTCATTTGCAGAAAGAAAACTAcatctttgattttctttagaTCTCAATGAACAACAGGTGTAATCTTAAAGTTAGGCTTCATTAATGGAAAAATGCATTGCTAGATATGAAAATTCATGCCTCCTCACCCGTGATCAAAATGAAAAGGGAATAAAGATCATTAATGAAAAAGGCTAAATGTGTAGCTCACCTGATGCAATGCTGCTCTTCTTCTCCTGAGTACGGCAAGTAAGAATGACGTAAGGGTCCATGTTACCTGTATCAATCAAGTTATAAAACCCGCATTGAGCACCACATTAATGATCAATCCTGACAAATGAGTCCCCATTTGTTTCATATAGTAGTTTCCTCAAGGGAAAACTGTCACATTGCAACCATTCTCCTCCATAAGTGTTTCCTTTCATGTTTGGATGGACCTCTGTGTGGCTCACGCAAGGCCACCGCTGCTAGCAAGGTCGAAACCAGCCAAGATCAGCCACTCCAAGTTCATTACAAGAATTTTCCATATTAAGGGTGGCAGCATGAGTAACGTTTGATCAAATTTGGACGCACAAACCAATTTTCCAGAAATTAAAACCGAGACCGACCTTGGTAGCTGACCAAGATGGGATCCGTCAACAAAAGCATAACACGCATTGTTGAAAAACGACTACGGCGAAAAAACAGAGCCTAAGTTAAACGTGAT is a genomic window containing:
- the LOC116202288 gene encoding elicitor-responsive protein 3, which gives rise to MVQGKLEVLLISAKGLENTDFLCNMDPYVILTCRTQEKKSSIASGKGAEPEWNETFVFTVSGSVSELNMKIMDSDSGTSDDLVGEATIPLEPLFEEGSLPATSYNVVKNDEFCGEIRVSLTFTPEERYDRGLPEESFGGWKQSSFE